A single region of the Psychrobacter alimentarius genome encodes:
- the folE gene encoding GTP cyclohydrolase I FolE — protein sequence MSNTPTITSDYQESVESYRQLIGSTGEDLERPGLEETPMRAAKAFAHLTQGYHQSLDEVVNDALFPSSNRELVLVQNIEFYSLCEHHMLPFHGIAHIGYLPNGQVLGLSKFARIVDMFARRLQVQENLSDQIAQTIMDVTGCRGVAVVMDASHMCMMMRGVNKQQSTTRTTSMLGEFVHDNQARMEFLTAIPRRQPAF from the coding sequence ATGAGTAACACCCCAACTATAACATCAGATTACCAAGAAAGCGTTGAATCATATCGTCAACTGATTGGCTCAACTGGCGAGGACTTAGAACGTCCGGGTCTTGAAGAGACACCAATGCGTGCCGCAAAAGCCTTTGCCCACTTAACACAAGGCTATCATCAAAGCTTGGACGAGGTTGTCAACGATGCCCTGTTTCCATCGAGCAATCGTGAGTTAGTATTGGTACAAAATATTGAATTCTATTCCTTATGCGAACATCATATGTTGCCTTTTCATGGCATCGCACATATAGGCTATTTGCCCAATGGTCAGGTATTGGGTTTGTCAAAATTTGCTCGTATTGTTGATATGTTCGCCCGCCGTCTTCAGGTTCAAGAAAACCTAAGCGATCAAATAGCGCAAACCATTATGGACGTAACAGGTTGTCGCGGTGTGGCTGTTGTGATGGATGCCTCGCATATGTGTATGATGATGCGTGGTGTGAACAAACAACAATCTACTACCCGTACCACTTCAATGCTGGGTGAATTTGTTCATGACAATCAAGCACGAATGGAGTTTTTGACAGCGATACCTAGACGTCAACCAGCGTTTTAA
- a CDS encoding iron-containing alcohol dehydrogenase — protein MKKQNSMAKLVSMNGLQHAGYLAVAKTRAKVLKAFSYVIPIRRPMLFVGETSCDELCDMLINEGNTHVFIVTDAVLNKLGVPARVTNYLDKHNISYTVYDGVTPDPTFKVVEEGLRQSLEAKCDSIIAIGGGSVIDAAKMIAMAQGNDCAPQKLIGILKARKPATPLYCIPTTAGTGSEATLGAVVSDDETHQKALSIDPRMVPLAAAIDPIIMKGMPAHITADTGIDVLTHALEAWMSVNASVETDYYAASAVKSVMHYLPLVYKDGSDLKAREEMGIAAHYGGIAFNKAGLGYVHAIAHQLGAHYSIPHGRANAIVLPYILDVNRNASKKRLAALAKRTGIVKDSHTNDSNLADYLITQVRDLIQTVGINPTVKGMQVSDFDKIAKAAAKEVSDTYAVPTYMSASEIKDILMKIKQASDGLVNDEKTSDKVA, from the coding sequence ATGAAAAAACAAAACAGTATGGCTAAGTTGGTAAGTATGAATGGGTTACAGCACGCTGGTTATTTGGCAGTTGCTAAGACTCGTGCCAAAGTATTAAAAGCGTTTTCTTACGTCATACCTATCAGAAGACCAATGTTATTTGTTGGCGAAACTTCTTGTGATGAGCTGTGCGATATGCTTATCAATGAAGGCAATACCCATGTCTTTATCGTCACTGATGCAGTGCTCAATAAACTGGGTGTGCCGGCGAGAGTCACTAATTATTTAGATAAACACAATATCAGTTATACAGTCTATGATGGTGTGACGCCAGACCCTACATTTAAGGTGGTTGAAGAAGGACTACGTCAATCATTAGAAGCCAAGTGTGACTCGATAATAGCTATTGGCGGTGGGTCAGTGATTGACGCGGCTAAGATGATTGCGATGGCACAAGGCAATGATTGCGCTCCTCAGAAGCTTATCGGTATTCTCAAAGCAAGAAAACCTGCAACCCCTTTATATTGTATCCCTACAACGGCGGGCACAGGCTCAGAGGCGACATTAGGTGCGGTAGTATCAGATGATGAGACCCATCAAAAAGCCCTATCTATTGACCCAAGAATGGTGCCATTAGCAGCTGCTATTGATCCTATCATTATGAAGGGCATGCCAGCACATATCACAGCAGACACTGGGATTGATGTGCTGACACATGCATTAGAAGCGTGGATGAGCGTGAATGCGAGTGTGGAAACAGATTATTATGCCGCCTCTGCTGTCAAATCTGTGATGCACTATCTACCATTGGTTTATAAAGACGGTAGCGATTTAAAAGCCAGAGAAGAGATGGGAATAGCAGCACACTACGGTGGCATCGCATTTAACAAGGCTGGTCTTGGTTATGTACATGCCATTGCTCACCAGTTGGGCGCGCACTATAGTATTCCTCATGGTCGTGCTAACGCTATCGTGTTGCCTTATATACTTGATGTAAACCGTAATGCCAGCAAAAAGAGATTGGCGGCACTGGCCAAAAGAACCGGTATCGTTAAAGATAGTCATACGAATGATAGTAACCTAGCTGACTATCTTATCACACAAGTACGTGATTTGATTCAAACCGTAGGGATCAATCCAACTGTCAAAGGGATGCAGGTCAGCGACTTTGATAAGATTGCTAAAGCGGCTGCTAAAGAGGTCAGTGATACCTATGCGGTTCCGACTTATATGTCGGCATCTGAGATAAAAGATATTTTAATGAAAATTAAGCAGGCGAGTGATGGGCTGGTGAATGATGAAAAGACAAGCGACAAAGTTGCTTAA
- a CDS encoding YoaK family protein, which yields MITKLPKWIMWGGALLALSAGCVNTIALMGFTTLSVSHVTGNVSLFATAIASLDMRSVLFIGATLLTFLIGAVLSGVIIGQTSLKLGKRYSLALCIEAVLLVLSYWLYQQENNIGQLTAAMACGLQNVMVATYSASAIRTTHLTGLTSDVGHAIGNWIAGRSIDKPKLTFQLIIWQCFCGGSVLGALLYSQFQYRALFLPITIVSTTAVLYSAMVQKLPERRQPVKI from the coding sequence ATGATAACTAAATTACCAAAATGGATAATGTGGGGTGGGGCGCTACTGGCATTGAGTGCAGGTTGCGTAAATACAATTGCATTAATGGGATTCACTACTTTGTCAGTCTCTCACGTGACTGGGAATGTAAGTTTATTTGCAACTGCTATTGCTTCTTTAGATATGCGCAGTGTTTTATTTATTGGTGCAACATTGCTGACTTTTTTAATAGGGGCGGTATTGAGCGGTGTGATCATTGGTCAAACGTCATTAAAGCTGGGAAAGCGCTATAGTCTTGCGCTTTGTATTGAAGCGGTATTACTGGTGCTCAGTTATTGGCTATATCAGCAGGAGAATAATATAGGGCAGCTAACGGCAGCCATGGCTTGCGGATTACAAAATGTGATGGTGGCAACCTATAGTGCATCTGCTATCAGAACCACACATCTAACAGGTTTGACCTCAGATGTGGGTCATGCCATTGGTAACTGGATCGCTGGTCGATCTATAGATAAGCCAAAACTTACCTTTCAATTAATTATTTGGCAATGTTTTTGCGGTGGTAGTGTCTTAGGCGCACTTCTGTACAGCCAATTTCAATATAGAGCATTATTTTTGCCCATTACAATTGTATCAACAACAGCTGTCTTATATAGTGCTATGGTGCAAAAGTTACCAGAAAGAAGACAGCCAGTTAAAATATAA
- a CDS encoding enoyl-ACP reductase FabI, whose protein sequence is MLLQGQRFVVTGIASKLSIAWAIAEALHREGASLILTYPNDKIKKRVDMAAEQFEADLVLECDVASDDSIAACFEQVNAHWGDGIDGVVHAIGFAPMDQLDGDFVNATTREGSHIAHDISSYSFVALAKAARELLAMRHGSMLTLTYEGSISVLPNYNVMGMAKASLEASVRYLATSMGGEGIRVNAISAGPIRTLAASGIKSFRKMLDISEKIAPLQRNVTQNEVGNAALFLLSPWASGVTGEIMFVDAGFNTVAISEQLMLLDEPKQ, encoded by the coding sequence ATGTTGCTACAAGGCCAAAGATTTGTTGTGACCGGCATTGCAAGTAAACTGTCTATCGCTTGGGCTATCGCAGAAGCACTACATCGTGAAGGCGCGTCTCTTATCTTGACGTATCCAAACGACAAGATTAAAAAGCGCGTCGATATGGCAGCGGAACAATTCGAAGCAGACTTGGTATTAGAGTGTGATGTGGCATCAGATGATTCTATCGCTGCTTGCTTTGAACAAGTGAATGCGCATTGGGGCGACGGCATTGACGGTGTCGTTCATGCGATTGGTTTTGCACCCATGGATCAGCTAGACGGTGATTTTGTGAATGCGACCACTCGTGAGGGCAGTCATATTGCTCATGATATCTCAAGCTATAGCTTTGTTGCATTAGCCAAAGCAGCACGTGAGTTATTGGCAATGCGTCATGGTTCTATGTTGACGTTGACTTATGAAGGTAGTATCTCGGTGTTACCAAACTACAATGTCATGGGTATGGCAAAAGCCAGTCTTGAAGCCAGCGTTCGTTATCTTGCTACTTCTATGGGCGGCGAAGGTATTCGTGTAAATGCTATTTCAGCAGGTCCTATCCGTACGCTTGCTGCCAGCGGTATAAAGTCATTTCGTAAGATGCTCGATATCAGCGAAAAGATTGCACCATTACAACGCAATGTCACTCAGAATGAGGTAGGTAACGCTGCACTATTTTTATTGTCACCTTGGGCATCTGGGGTTACTGGTGAAATTATGTTTGTTGATGCAGGTTTTAACACCGTTGCCATCAGTGAACAATTGATGTTGCTCGACGAGCCAAAACAATAA
- a CDS encoding metallophosphoesterase family protein, protein MTYFNKNLSTIAAISDIHSNVFALEAVLADIQHRNVDQIVNLGDILYGPIAPKATYDLLMTHQNKIVTIRGNQDRQIYEATEADIADNLTLDFIVKDLPKNAIEWMRSLPFDCHLSEDIYLCHGSPTNDMIYLLEDITTGAPMVRDDAIILSLLSDIESKIIVCGHTHIPRTVTLSSGQLVINTGSVGYPAYEDDLPIVHKMQTYSPHANYVLIKCVETEQRKHWQTEHIKVTYDHEAAARLALKNGRKDWAFALKTGRVLSI, encoded by the coding sequence GTGACTTATTTTAATAAGAATTTGAGCACAATTGCTGCCATCTCAGACATTCATAGCAATGTATTTGCGCTTGAAGCAGTACTTGCTGATATTCAACATCGCAATGTCGATCAAATCGTCAATCTTGGTGATATCTTATACGGGCCTATTGCTCCTAAGGCGACATATGATTTACTAATGACGCATCAAAATAAGATCGTTACCATTCGTGGCAATCAAGACAGACAAATTTATGAGGCGACTGAAGCAGACATTGCTGACAATTTGACACTGGATTTTATTGTCAAAGATTTGCCGAAAAATGCGATAGAGTGGATGCGCTCGTTACCATTTGATTGTCATTTAAGTGAGGATATCTATTTGTGCCATGGGTCACCAACCAACGACATGATATATTTACTTGAAGATATCACCACAGGGGCGCCAATGGTACGTGATGATGCAATTATTTTGTCATTGCTAAGTGACATTGAAAGCAAAATTATTGTCTGTGGTCATACCCATATCCCACGTACTGTCACATTGTCATCAGGGCAGCTTGTTATTAATACAGGTAGTGTAGGTTATCCAGCCTATGAAGATGATTTACCAATCGTTCATAAGATGCAAACTTATTCACCTCACGCGAATTATGTACTGATCAAATGTGTTGAGACCGAGCAGAGAAAACATTGGCAGACCGAGCATATAAAGGTAACTTATGACCACGAAGCAGCAGCAAGATTGGCTCTAAAAAATGGTCGTAAAGACTGGGCTTTTGCCTTAAAGACAGGGCGAGTATTATCAATATAA
- a CDS encoding DUF1543 domain-containing protein, with translation MLTLYMVQLGGRPKGRLIEQHDMFFGVAGQLPELITDINNHWPEVKNKWHIDSYRAITKVDNYTIKLIETNEQVENNSDLKLFFINLGGYQQGSFEEFHYKLLVVASSQADAIKQAKQSEFYKTFTFKDKNSFFDAASHIDDKFEVDIDDIYNVGDLVSNIQLLIEPIVEMGMSDIEMKEDKEYVGYLSIKNLRKLS, from the coding sequence ATGCTGACTCTATATATGGTTCAACTAGGCGGTCGTCCCAAAGGCCGCTTGATTGAACAGCATGATATGTTTTTTGGTGTGGCAGGTCAGCTACCTGAGTTGATAACCGATATTAACAATCATTGGCCGGAAGTAAAAAATAAATGGCATATTGACTCGTATCGTGCCATTACTAAAGTTGATAACTATACAATTAAATTGATTGAGACAAACGAGCAAGTAGAAAACAACTCTGATTTAAAGCTATTTTTTATAAACTTGGGCGGCTATCAGCAGGGGAGTTTTGAAGAGTTTCATTATAAACTACTTGTTGTAGCTTCCAGTCAAGCGGACGCAATTAAACAAGCGAAACAGAGTGAGTTTTATAAAACGTTTACCTTTAAAGATAAAAACTCATTCTTTGATGCTGCTTCGCATATTGATGATAAATTTGAGGTAGATATAGACGATATATATAACGTTGGTGATCTTGTTTCAAACATTCAGCTTTTGATTGAGCCTATCGTTGAGATGGGTATGAGTGATATTGAAATGAAAGAAGATAAAGAATATGTCGGTTATTTAAGTATTAAGAATTTAAGGAAACTATCATAA
- a CDS encoding SLC13 family permease — MSEQKLDSHLPKDGNEYLFTDTFPKGTGKGLIVVAIAAIVAMIIYNVLPFDINANKGLALLFFIGALWLTEALHVTITALLVVVLGALIGIPDFDAEIGLQSFANPTIYLFFGGFALAAALHVQQLDRKIALKILSLSGGKLSTAVFLIFGVTAFLSMWISNTATAAMMLPLALGILTQVDREKDRGTFVFVLLGIAYSASLGGLGTIVGSPPNAIAAKALDIAFVDWMKFGIPMMLVLLPLLLGAMYLYLKPNLNRTITLNEDEPIAWNKPRIVTIIVFIVTALSWILSKQIGAALDITDTDAVVALSAAVAVVSLGLVSWKQVSDNTDWGVLMLFGGGIALSTILKVSGASLVLGETVANALSSAPLIVVMIAVSAFIIFLTEFASNTASAALLVPVFAAIAEQMGLPHEVLVLVIGIGASCAFMLPVATPPNAIVFGTGLIKQTEMVRTGVILNIIATLVVGLWAYFFLI; from the coding sequence ATGTCAGAGCAAAAACTAGATAGCCATCTTCCAAAAGATGGTAATGAGTATTTATTTACTGATACCTTTCCAAAGGGTACAGGCAAAGGATTGATAGTCGTTGCTATTGCAGCGATTGTTGCTATGATTATTTATAATGTACTGCCATTTGATATTAATGCCAACAAAGGCTTGGCGCTGTTATTCTTTATTGGTGCGCTTTGGCTAACGGAAGCACTACACGTTACGATTACTGCATTGTTAGTCGTGGTGTTGGGTGCTTTGATTGGCATACCGGACTTTGATGCTGAGATTGGCTTACAGAGCTTTGCCAATCCGACTATTTATTTGTTCTTCGGAGGGTTTGCTTTAGCAGCCGCGCTACATGTGCAACAATTGGATAGAAAAATTGCGCTAAAGATTTTATCACTGTCTGGTGGCAAACTGAGTACCGCTGTATTTTTGATATTTGGTGTAACAGCGTTTCTGTCAATGTGGATATCGAATACCGCCACAGCAGCGATGATGCTGCCATTGGCACTCGGTATTTTGACGCAAGTTGACCGTGAAAAAGATCGTGGTACCTTCGTTTTCGTACTACTGGGTATTGCTTATTCAGCGAGTCTAGGTGGTTTGGGTACTATCGTTGGTTCACCGCCAAACGCGATTGCTGCAAAAGCACTCGATATTGCCTTTGTTGATTGGATGAAATTTGGTATTCCAATGATGTTGGTGCTATTGCCACTATTATTAGGTGCAATGTATTTATATCTAAAACCGAACCTGAATCGTACCATCACATTGAATGAAGACGAACCAATCGCTTGGAACAAACCTCGCATCGTGACTATCATCGTCTTTATTGTTACTGCGTTGAGTTGGATACTTTCCAAACAAATCGGAGCAGCCTTAGATATTACGGATACTGATGCGGTCGTTGCTTTATCAGCAGCCGTAGCAGTGGTCAGTCTCGGTCTGGTGTCATGGAAGCAAGTATCTGACAACACTGATTGGGGCGTTCTCATGTTGTTCGGTGGTGGTATCGCACTATCGACGATTTTGAAGGTTTCAGGCGCTTCGCTGGTGCTGGGTGAAACGGTGGCAAACGCACTGTCTTCTGCACCACTTATCGTGGTCATGATTGCCGTGTCGGCCTTTATTATCTTCTTGACAGAATTTGCCTCTAACACTGCATCGGCAGCACTACTAGTACCAGTATTTGCGGCTATTGCTGAGCAGATGGGCTTACCACATGAAGTCTTAGTATTGGTCATCGGTATTGGCGCCTCTTGTGCCTTTATGCTACCAGTTGCCACGCCTCCAAATGCTATCGTATTTGGTACTGGCCTGATAAAACAGACAGAAATGGTGCGTACAGGTGTTATTCTCAATATTATCGCGACCCTTGTTGTCGGTTTATGGGCATACTTCTTCTTAATATAG